A genome region from Erigeron canadensis isolate Cc75 chromosome 3, C_canadensis_v1, whole genome shotgun sequence includes the following:
- the LOC122591859 gene encoding probable E3 ubiquitin ligase SUD1, translating to MFQLFLSLINNSSNKTYTNRNTNNNADNEDGDICRICRNPGDADNPLRYPCACRGSIKFVHEDCLLQWLNLRNARHCEVCKHPFSFCRVYADNAPARLPFWEIVIGMAMKFHQMVQLFMRLSSELSMWFLILPFITFWTWSFSFARSFGEAQTLFLSHISTTSIITDCARGFLLSISIEFITIAVKCLRLLEHRGLERERENEDDGNGAHDGRIQPAQVNQNLIGEGNGGDVGAQGIGRVAQIVRRNAEDAPFELLAGMQGHIFHLVEIAYKVLARDIMFLGFVAFVPFHLGRFILYNLPWILSSATSSMVPLVALHTQQALSLANIISRNASTALTNMTSEKSLEEVTNVIATRHDGSPNNVTRHVLVDFLKGGIGGETRLSDATTLAVGYMFIFAVVIICLGVVALVRYCRAEPLVIGRFCGIVSVVGSLFRLLLLAMIMLMIKFVFFTLMLGWWIDVCTLRMFGKSIAQRVEFFSVSPLASSLIHWVVGIAYLLQLVIFAMFLRRVLRHGVLYFLRDPDDRNMNPLTNVNLTDRYALNILLSNAFHVSIIVLLVFLPVKLAMWIAPSIFPLDISVSVSFTEIPNYILFFQILIPFAVEHFKMHATIKSLLLHWFTAVGWALGLTDYLLGRHEDSGQVIENDLGGRDRIHDQLGGEDRAVFGDVPSEYLNQEGANANSAEEADGGGHSDLERYAFVRGIVLLLMMAWMTLLIVISASIVVPLSIGRVLLNASVRFLPISHGTNCRDMYAFAIGSYVIWAALAGIRYCVDLIRTRRATVLQNKIWKWCAIVVKCSVLLLIWYFFIPVLIGLVFKLLVSLPMLVSVEESLVFVLYYDWAIGLGVLKLWIWLVMLGYTIPLINRSWQATFRFVMVVGLSRLPARMVLREIMAPIMMKLLTALCVPYVLTRGVFPLFGYSLAANSAVYRFAWLGCLGLSLLCFCAKRSHFLFTNLHNSIRDDRYLIGRGLHNFGEA from the exons ATGTTTCAATTATTCCTTTCACTTATCAATAATTcatcaaataaaacatatactAATAGAAATACTAACAATAATGCAGATAATGAAGACGGAGATATCTGCCGTATATGCCGCAATCCAGGTGACGCCGATAATCCGTTGCGGTATCCGTGTGCTTGTAGAGGAAGTATAAAGTTTGTTCATGAGGACTGTCTTCTTCAATGGCTCAATCTCCGCAACGCTCGTCACTGCGAG GTTTGCAAACACCCCTTTTCGTTTTGTCGTGTGTATGCTGATAATGCCCCAGCAAGGCTTCCTTTTTGGGAAATTGTTATTGGAATGGCAATGAAATTCCATCAGATGGTGCAGCTCTTCATGCGTCTTAGTTCTGAGCTTTCTATGTGGTTTTTGATCTTACCATTTATTACTTTCTGGACATGGAGTTTCTCATTTGCAAGGAGCTTTGGTGAAGCCCAAACACTGTTCTTGAGTCACATCTCAACTACATCCATTATTACTGATTGTGCTCGTGGGTTCCTTCTTTCTATAAGCATCGAATTTATCACCATTGCTGTGAAGTGTTTAAGGTTACTAGAGCATAGAGGACTGGAAAGGGAAAGGGAGAATGAAGATGATGGAAATGGTGCTCATGATGGAAGGATACAACCTGCTCAAGTAAATCAAAACCTTATTGGTGAAGGGAATGGTGGAGATGTTGGGGCACAGGGTATTGGCAGGGTAGCTCAGATTGTCAGAAGGAATGCAGAGGATGCTCCTTTTGAGTTGTTAGCTGGCATGCAAGGGCATATCTTCCATTTGGTAGAAATTGCTTATAAG GTTCTTGCACGCGACATTATGTTTCTTGGCTTTGTAGCTTTTGTGCCTTTCCACCTAGGACGATTTATCCTCTACAATCTACCGTGGATTTTATCATCTGCCACCAGCTCAATGGTGCCACTTGTTGCACTGCATACTCAGCAAGCACTTTCCTTGGCCAATATTATATCAAGGAATGCATCGACTGCACTCACAAATATGACTTCTGAGAAAAGTCTTGAAGAAGTGACAAATGTTATTGCTACTAGACACGATGGGTCACCAAACAATGTTACAAGGCATGTTTTAGTTGACTTTCTTAAAGGGGGAATTGGTGGGGAAACCAGACTCTCGGATGCTACAACTCTTGCAGTTGGATACATGTTCATTTTCGCAGTAGTTATTATCTGCCTTGGGGTAGTTGCACTAGTTAGGTACTGCAGGGCGGAGCCTCTGGTCATTGGAAGGTTCTGTGGCATTGTTTCAGTTGTAGGGTCACTTTTCAGACTGTTATTACTTGCAATGATAATGCTTATGATAAAGTTTGTTTTCTTCACTCTAATGCTTGGATGGTGGATAGATGTGTGTACATTAAGGATGTTTGGCAAGTCAATTGCTCAAAGAGTTGAATTCTTTTCGGTATCTCCATTGGCAAGCTCATTGATTCACTGGGTTGTAGGAATTGCCTACTTATTACAACTAGTCATATTTGCCATGTTTCTTCGAAGG GTTCTGCGTCATGGAGTTCTTTATTTCTTGCGAGATCCAGATGATCGTAATATGAATCCACTCACGAATGTTAATCTTACGGATAGATATGCTCTTAACATTCTTTTGTCAAATGCTTTTCACGTGAGCATAATCGTACTATTGGTATTTTTGCCAGTTAAACTTGCTATGTGGATAGCTCCTTCAATCTTCCCTCTGGATATATC AGTATCCGTCTCATTCACTGAGATTCCTAATTACATacttttctttcaaattctCATTCCATTTGCTGTTGAGCATTTTAAGATGCATGCAACAATCAAGTCACTTCTGCTCCATTGGTTTACTGCGGTCGGTTGGGCTCTTGGTTTAACAGATTACTTATTGGGCAGACATGAGGACAGTGGGCAAGTAATTGAGAATGATCTAGGAGGGCGGGATAGGATACATGATCAACTAGGGGGCGAAGATCGAGCTGTATTTGGAGATGTTCCCTCCGAATACTTGAACCAAGAAGGAGCCAATGCTAACTCTGCAGAAGAAGCTGATGGTGGTGGACACTCTGATTTAGA GAGATATGCGTTTGTTCGAGGTATAGTGCTTCTTTTAATGATGGCTTGGATGACATTGCTGATCGTCATTTCTGCTTCAATTGTGGTGCCCTTATCCATTGGACGAGTGTTGTTGAATGCTTCTGTTCGCTTCCTCCCCATCAGTCATGGCACAAACTGCAGGG ACATGTATGCATTTGCTATTGGAAGTTATGTCATCTGGGCCGCCCTTGCTGGAATAAGGTACTGTGTAGATCTGATTAGAACAAGGAGAGCTACAGTGCTGCAAAATAAAATCTGGAAATGGTGTGCCATAGTTGTGAAGTGCTCCGTATTGTTGTTAATTTGG TATTTTTTTATCCCGGTGTTGATTGGACTGGTGTTTAAACTTTTGGTATCTCTACCAATGTTGGTATCTGTGGAAGAAAGCCTAGTGTTCGTGCTGTATTATGATTGGGCGATTGGACTTGGTGTTCTCAAGCTCTGGATTTGGCTG GTCATGCTCGGTTATACGATACCTCTTATCAATAGAAGCTGGCAAGCAACGTTCAGATTTGTAATGGTAGTTGGCCTTTCAAGGCTGCCAGCTCGTATGGTGCTACGAGAGATCATGGCCCCCATCATGATGAAGCTTCTTACGGCTCTTTGTGTCCCTTATGTATTAACCCGTGGAGTATTTCCTCTATTTGGGTACAGTTTAGCAGCTAACTCTGCTGTTTATAGGTTTGCATGGCTGGGATGCCTTGGTCTGAGTTTATTGTGCTTTTGTGCCAAGAGGTCACATTTCTTGTTCACCAATCTCCACAACTCAATAAGAGATGACCGCTATTTGATTGGCCGGGGACTTCATAACTTTGGGGAAGCTTAA
- the LOC122591860 gene encoding protein ANTAGONIST OF LIKE HETEROCHROMATIN PROTEIN 1-like, whose translation MSKRLFLKIVNDIEARFEYFQTRYDARGKRSFTALQKCTSAIKQLSTSEPPDACDEYLCIAERTSRESLEYFCDAVIKLYKPEFVRKPTSHEVALITQAHEQRHHIPGMLGSLDCTHIEWAKCPKYVKGQYTWGDHKVPTIMIECVASYDLWIWHSFFGPAGSNNNVNVMNQSPLFYSERNVSALDSSFSVNERNYKRGYYLTDGIYPKWSTFVKAYPHPVEEDEKKFKRLQEVARNDVERAFGVLKGKWKILERPLRFTKKVKIGKIVATCSILHNMIIKDNGRAILPVRIMDPPAPIVYNRNVLRELHDEEVHHRLRYDLTAHVSGLDLAYLDNPHGQPPPIEALI comes from the coding sequence ATGAGcaaaaggttgtttttgaagattgttaATGATATTGAAGCTAGGTTCGAGTACTTTCAAACACGATATGATGCTCGGGGAAAAAGAAGCTTCACGGCTCTACAAAAATGCACATCAGCGATCAAACAATTGTCCACGAGTGAACCTCCAGACGCGTGTGATGAGTATTTATGCATTGCGGAAAGAACATCACGTGAGAGCCTCGAGTATTTTTGTGATGCGGTCATTAAATTATACAAACCGGAGTTTGTACGTAAGCCGACATCTCACGAAGTTGCTCTCATCACACAAGCGCATGAACAAAGACACCACATTCCAGGAATGCTTggtagtcttgattgtacacacatCGAGTGGGCTAAGTGTCCTAAATACGTAAAAGGGCAATACACGTGGGGTGATCATAAGGTGCCGACTATTATGATTGAGTGTGTTGCTTCTTAcgacttgtggatttggcattcgTTTTTTGGTCCTGCCGGATCAAACAACAATGTCAATGTAATGAATCAGTCGCCATTGTTCTATTCTGAGCGTAATGTATCCGCACTAGACAGTTCATTTAGCGTAAATGAACGAAATTACAAGCGTGGATATTACCTTACCGATGGAATATATCCTAAGTGGTCTACGTTTGTTAAGGCATATCCGCATCCAGTCGAAGAGGATGAAAAGAAGTTCAAAAGACTCCAAGAGGTGGCAAGAAATGATGTTGAGCGAGCTTTTGGTGTTCTCAAAGGGAAATGGAAGATTTTGGAGCGTCCCCTCCGGTTCACGAAAAAGGTGAAGATTGGGAAAATCGTCGCCACATGTAGTATATTGCACAACATGATAATAAAAGACAACGGGAGGGCAATATTACCGGTTCGTATTATGGATCCACCTGCCCCTATTGTTTATAACCGGAACGTGCTAAGGGAGTTACATGACGAAGAAGTCCATCATCGCCTCCGGTATGATCTGACAGCACACGTATCGGGTTTGGACTTAGCATACCTTGACAACCCACATGGGCAGCCACCACCGATCGAGGCATTGATTTAG
- the LOC122593601 gene encoding wax ester synthase/diacylglycerol acyltransferase 5-like yields the protein MTFGSDDEPLTPAGRLFTQPLTHQIINCALGLSRPIEFDEARDVVYDSLMIKHPRFSSLLVTDDQGHEYWRKTELDINRHIFLHPDRVSDDHVDDDEAAINEFLADLTVSCPLSTDKPLWEIHLLSAHKCVVLRLHHALGDGISLMSLMLTLCKKLDDPSQTPTIQPLVSSRKKSVELGTFEKVLTWLKMVWFTLIYMFEFLMRSLWVKDEKTGIRGGEGVEMWPRKLATAKFSIDDMKTVKNAVTNATINDVLFGVISSGLSKYLDSRSPNSLQEGLQITGVALVNLRQSPGLQDIKELMKKNAGSGWGNKFGVMLLPVYYHKKCSDPLQYLKRAKMMIDQKKLSMEAFLSYQIGYFAMKYIGAKFASLLNYKVICNTSFTISNIVGPREEFTIAGIPVTYIRTTSSSLSHAITMHMVSYAGKADMQILVAKDLIPDPENLAKCFEDALLEMKEAAIQT from the exons ATGACTTTCGGTTCCGACGACGAACCATTAACACCAGCCGGTCGTTTGTTCACACAACCCTTAACCCACCAAATCATAAACTGCGCTCTCGGCCTATCTCGACCCATCGAATTCGATGAGGCTCGAGATGTGGTATATGATTCTCTTATGATCAAACACCCTAGGTTTTCCAGCCTTTTAGTCACGGACGATCAAGGCCATGAATATTGGCGAAAAACCGAACTTGATATCAATCGTCACATATTCCTCCACCCCGATCGCGTTTCTGATGATCACGTGGATGATGACGAGGCCGCAATAAATGAATTTCTAGCTGACCTTACGGTTTCTTGTCCTTTGAGTACGGATAAACCGTTATGGGAGATTCATTTATTATCTGCTCACAAGTGCGTGGTGCTGCGTTTACACCACGCACTTGGTGACGGTATTTCTTTGATGTCTTTGATGTTAACTTTGTGTAAAAAACTCGATGATCCTAGTCAAACGCCTACCATTCAACCCTTGGTTTcatcaagaaaaaaaagtgtGGAGTTAGGAACGTTTGAAAAAGTTTTGACATGGTTGAAAATGGTATGGTTTACTTTGATTTATATGTTTGAGTTTTTAATGCGATCGTTATGGGTGAAAGACGAAAAGACGGGGATTCGTGGTGGAGAAGGGGTAGAAATGTGGCCGAGAAAACTTGCAACCGCGAAGTTTAGTATTGACGACATGAAAACGGTGAAGAATGCGGTCACTAATGCG ACAATAAATGATGTTCTTTTTGGAGTAATATCAAGTGGGCTATCAAAATATTTGGACAGTCGATCACCAAACT CTCTTCAAGAGGGACTCCAAATAACCGGTGTCGCGTTGGTTAATCTAAGACAATCACCGGGACTTCAG GATATAAAAGAGTTGATGAAGAAAAATGCAGGGTCGGGATGGGGAAATAAATTTGGTGTTATGCTCCTACCAGTTTACTACCATAAGAAATGCTCCGATCCTCTTCAATATTTGAAAAGAGCCAAAATGATGATTGATCAAAAGAAGTTGTCCATGGAGGCCTTTCTTTCGTACCAAATTGGATACTTCGCTATGAAATACATTGGAGCAAag TTTGCAAGTTTGCTCAATTACAAGGTGATTTGCAACACGTCTTTCACGATTTCAAATATTGTGGGCCCGAGAGAGGAGTTCACTATTGCTGGCATACCGGTTACTTATATTAGGACGACATCATCAAGCTTATCACAT GCGATCACAATGCATATGGTGAGTTATGCCGGAAAGGCCGATATGCAGATTCTAGTTGCCAAAGACCTCATTCCCGACCCTGAAAACTTGGCAAAATGCTTTGAGGATGCATTACTTGAAATGAAAGAAGCCGCGAtacaaacatga